From a region of the Globicephala melas chromosome 19, mGloMel1.2, whole genome shotgun sequence genome:
- the ZC3H4 gene encoding zinc finger CCCH domain-containing protein 4 isoform X4 produces MPPTFRDTSAAVWEDGELEEGELEDDGAEETQDASGGPERSRKEKGEKHHSDSDEEKSHRRLKRKRKKEREKEKRRSKKRRKSKHKRHASSSDDFSDFSDDSDFSPSEKGHRKYREYSPPYAPSHQQYPPSHTTPLPKKVYSKMDSKGYGMYEDYENEQYGEYEGDEEEDMGKDDYDDFTKELNQYRRAKEGSSRGRGNRGRGRGYRGRGSRGGSRGRGMGRGSRGRGRGSVGGDHPEDEEDFYEEDMEYGESEEPMGDEDYDDYSKELNQYRRSKDGRGRGLSRGRGRGSRGRGKGMGRGRGRGGSRGGMNKGGMNDDEDFYDEDMGDGGGSYRRGDHDKPHQQSDKKGKVICKYFVEGRCTWGDHCNFSHDIELPKKRELCKFYITGFCARAENCPYMHGDFPCKLYHTTGNCINGDDCMFSHDPLTEETRELLDKMLADDAEAGAEDEKEVEELKKQGINPLPKPPPGVGLLPTPPRPPGPPAPTSPNGRPMQGGPPPPPPPPPPPPGPPQLPMPVHEPLSPQQLQQQQDMYNKKIPSLFEIVVRPTGQLAEKLGVRFPGPGGPPGPMGPGPNMGPPGPMGAPMHPDMHPDMHPDMHPDMHPDMHPDMPMGPGMNPGPPMGPGGPPMMPYGPGDSPHSGMMPPIPPAQNFYENFYQQQEGMEMEPGLIGDAEDYGHYEELPGEPGEHLFPEHPLEPDSFPEGGPPGRPKPGAGVPDFLPSAQRALYLRIQQKQQEEEERARRLAERSKQDRESEEGDTGNWYSSDEDEGGNSVTSILKTLRQQTSSRPQASVGELSSTGLGDPRLQKGHPTGGRLADPRLSRDPRLSRHVEASSSSGPGDTGPSDPRLARSLSTPKPEGGLHSSPAGPSGSKGSGPPPAEEEEGERALREKAVNIPLDPLPGHPLRDPRSQLQQFSHIKKDVTLSKPSFARTVLWNPEDLIPLPIPKQDAVPPVPAALQSLPALDPRLHRTTTSGPPNPRQRPGTSTDPSTSGSSLPDFELLSRILKTVNATGPSAAPGPGDKPSDPRVRKTPTDPRLQKPADSAASSRAAKPGPTEAPSPAASPSGESSPPATAPYDPRVLAAGGLGQGSGSGQSSVLSGISLYDPRTPNTGGKAAEPAADAGTQPKGPEGNGKSSATKAKEPPFVRKSALEQPESGKSGADGAAVTATDRYNSYNRPRPKATAAPAAATGAPPAEGVPPQPGVHNLPVPTLFGTVKQAPKTGSGSPFAGNSPAQEGEQDAGSLKDVFKGFDPTASPFCQ; encoded by the exons GGAAGATGGTGAGTTGGAAGAAGGCGAACTGGAGGATGACGGGGCCGAGGAGACCCAGGACGCCTCCGGAGGCCCCGAGAGGAGCcggaaggagaagggggagaagcACCACAGCGACTCAGATGAGGAGAAGTCTCACCGGAGGCTGAAGCGGAAACGCAAGAAAGAGcgggaaaaggagaagaggagatCCAAGAAGAGGCGGAAATCCAAGCACAAA CGCCACGCTTCTTCCAGCGATGACTTCTCTGACTTCTCAGATGACTCGGATTTCAGCCCCAGCGAGAAGGGGCACCGCAAGTACAGAGAGTACAGCCCCCCCTATGCGCCG TCCCACCAGCAGTATCCCCCGTCGCACACCACACCCCTGCCCAAGAAGGTCTACTCCAAGATGGACAGCAAGGGCTACGGCATGTACGAAGACTATGAGAACGAGCAGTACGGGGAGTACGAGGGTGATGAGGAGGAGGACATGGGCAAGGACGACTACGACGACTTCACCAAAGAGCTGAACCAGTACCGGCGGGCCAAGGAGGGCAGCAGCCGGGGCCGAG GCAACCGAGGCCGTGGCAGGGGCTACCGAGGCCGTGGAAGCCGCGGAGGGTCTCGAGGCCGAGGCATGGGCAGGGGCAGccgaggcagaggcagaggctccGTGGGAGGAGACCACCCGGAGGATGAAGAGGACTTCTATGAAGAGGACATGGAA TATGGAGAAAGTGAGGAGCCGATGGGAGATGAGGACTATGACGACTATTCCAAGGAGCTGAACCAGTACCGCCGGTCCAAGGATGGCCGAGGACGAG GGCTAAGTCGAGGCCGTGGCCGGGGTTCCCGAGGTCGAGGGAAAGGGATGGGCCGGGGCCGTGGTCGAGGTGGCAGCCGAGGAGGGATGAACAAGGGTGGAATGAATGATGACGAAGACTTCTACGACGAGGACATGGGC GACGGCGGTGGAAGCTACCGGAGGGGTGACCATGACAAGCCCCACCAGCAGTCCGATAAGAAAGGCAAAGTCATCTGCAAATACTTCGTGGAAGGGCGGTGCACATGG GGAGACCACTGTAATTTTAGCCACGACATCGAGCTACCAAAGAAGCGAGAACTGTGCAAGTTTTACATCACCGGATTTTGTGCCAGAGCCGAGAACTGCCCCTATATGCATG GTGATTTTCCGTGTAAGTTGTACCACACGACCGGAAACTGCATCAACGGCGATGACTGCATGTTCTCTCACGACCCCTTGACCGAGGAGACCAGAGAGCTCTTGGACAAG ATGTTGGCTGATGATGCAGAGGCAGGCGCTGAGGATGAGAAGGAAGTTGAGGAGCTGAAGAAGCAGGGCATCAACCCCCTGCCCAAACCTCCCCCTGGCGTGGGCCTCctgcccaccccgccccgcccacctGGCCCTCCGGCCCCGACCTCTCCGAATGGCCGGCCCATGCAGGgtggccccccgcccccgcccccgcccccgcccccgccccctggcCCCCCTCAGCTGCCCATGCCCGTGCATGAGCCGCTGTCcccacagcagctgcagcagcagcaggacaTGTACAACAAGAAGATCCCCTCCTTGTTTGAGATCGTGGTGCGGCCCACAGGACAGCTGGCTGAGAAACTGGGTGTGAG GTTCCCTGGACCCGGAGGACCCCCAGGACCGATGGGCCCCGGGCCCAACATGGGACCCCCGGGGCCGATGGGGGCCCCGATGCATCCTGACATGCATCCCGACATGCACCCGGACATGCACCCTGACATGCATCCGGACATGCACCCTGACATGCCAATGGGCCCTGGCATGAATCCTGGCCCGCCCATGGGACCTGGCGGCCCTCCAATGATGCCCTATGGTCCTGGAGACTCCCCACATTCTGGAATGATGCCCCCCATCCCACCAGCCCAGAACTTCTATGAAAACTTTTACCAGCAGCAAGAGGGCATGGAGATGGAGCCAGGACTCATTGGGGACGCAG AGGACTACGGGCACTACGAAGAGCTGCCGGGGGAGCCTGGGGAGCACCTCTTCCCCGAGCACCCTCTGGAGCCTGACAGCTTCCCTGAGGGAGGGCCCCCAGGCCGGCCGAAGCCGGGCGCCGGTGTCCCTGACTTCCTGCCCTCGGCCCAGAGGGCCCTGTACCTGAGGATccagcagaagcagcaggaggaggaggagagagcgaGGAGGCTGGCTGAGCGCAGCAAGCAGGACCGGGAGAGTGAGGAAG gTGACACTGGAAACTGGTACTCAAGTGATGAGGATGAGGGTGGGAACAGCGTCACCTCCATCCTGAAGACCCTGAGGCAGCAGACGTCTAGCCGACCCCAGGCTTCTGTCGGGGAGCTGAGCAGCACTGGGCTGGGGGACCCCCGCCTCCAGAAGGGACACCCCACGGGAGGGCGGCTGGCTGACCCCCGCCTCAGCCGGGACCCCAGACTTAGCCGCCACGTCGAGGCTTCCAGCAGTTCAGGCCCAGGTGACACAGGACCCTCTGACCCTCGACTGGCTCGCTCCCTGTCTACCCCCAAGCCCGAAGGCGGCCTTCATTCCAGCCCCGCAGGCCCCAGTGGCTCCAAGGGGTCTGGACCACCCCctgcagaagaggaggaaggggaacgGGCCCTTCGGGAGAAGGCTGTGAACATTCCCCTGGACCCCCTCCCTGGGCACCCACTGCGGGACCCGCGCTCGCAGCTGCAGCAGTTCAGCCACATCAAGAAGgatgtgaccctgagcaagccGAGCTTTGCCCGCACTGTGCTCTGGAACCCTGAGGACCTGATCCCCCTGCCCATCCCCAAGCAGGATGCAGTGCCCCCCGTCCCTGCGGCCCTGCAGTCCCTGCCTGCCCTGGATCCCAGGCTGCACCGCACCACCACCTCGggcccccccaacccccggcaGCGCCCAGGCACCTCTACAGATCCCAGCACATCTGGCTCTAGCCTGCCTGACTTTGAGCTCCTCTCTCGCATCCTCAAGACTGTCAATGCCACTGGCCCCTCGGCGGCCCCTGGCCCCGGTGACAAGCCCAGTGACCCTCGAGTGCGGAAGACACCCACCGACCCCCGGCTGCAGAAACCAGCAGACTCTGCTGCCTCCTCCCGGGCAGCCAAGCCTGGCCCCACCGAAGCGCCCTCTCCAGCTGCCAGCCCCAGCGGGGAGTCCTCCCCGCCAGCCACCGCCCCCTATGACCCCCGCGTGCTGGCAGCCGGCGGCCTGGGCCAGGGCAGCGGGAGCGGGCAGAGCAGCGTGCTGAGCGGCATCAGCCTCTACGACCCCAGGACTCCCAACACGGGTGGCAAAGCTGCAGAGCCGGCCGCTGATGCAGGCACGCAGCCCAAGGGCCCTGAGGGCAACGGCAAGAGCTCCGCCACCAAGGCCAAGGAGCCCCCATTTGTCCGCAAGTCTGCCCTGGAACAGCCTGAATCGGGGAAGTCTGGGGCAGATGGGGCCGCAGTCACGGCCACAGACAGGTACAACAGTTATAACCGGCCCCGGCCCAAGGCCACTGCGGCCCCCGCCGCTGCCACGGGCGCCCCGCCAGCAGAGGGCGTCCCGCCCCAGCCCGGCGTGCACAACCTCCCGGTGCCCACCCTCTTCGGGACCGTGAAACAGGCACCCAAGACGGGCTCCGGAAGCCCATTTGCTGGCAACAGCCCGGCCCAAGAGGGTGAGCAGGACGCTGGGTCCctgaaagatgtttttaaagGCTTTGACCCCACTGCCTCCCCCTTTTGCCAGTAG
- the ZC3H4 gene encoding zinc finger CCCH domain-containing protein 4 isoform X5, producing the protein MSYNGLGWEDGELEEGELEDDGAEETQDASGGPERSRKEKGEKHHSDSDEEKSHRRLKRKRKKEREKEKRRSKKRRKSKHKRHASSSDDFSDFSDDSDFSPSEKGHRKYREYSPPYAPSHQQYPPSHTTPLPKKVYSKMDSKGYGMYEDYENEQYGEYEGDEEEDMGKDDYDDFTKELNQYRRAKEGSSRGRGNRGRGRGYRGRGSRGGSRGRGMGRGSRGRGRGSVGGDHPEDEEDFYEEDMEYGESEEPMGDEDYDDYSKELNQYRRSKDGRGRGLSRGRGRGSRGRGKGMGRGRGRGGSRGGMNKGGMNDDEDFYDEDMGDGGGSYRRGDHDKPHQQSDKKGKVICKYFVEGRCTWGDHCNFSHDIELPKKRELCKFYITGFCARAENCPYMHGDFPCKLYHTTGNCINGDDCMFSHDPLTEETRELLDKMLADDAEAGAEDEKEVEELKKQGINPLPKPPPGVGLLPTPPRPPGPPAPTSPNGRPMQGGPPPPPPPPPPPPGPPQLPMPVHEPLSPQQLQQQQDMYNKKIPSLFEIVVRPTGQLAEKLGVRFPGPGGPPGPMGPGPNMGPPGPMGAPMHPDMHPDMHPDMHPDMHPDMHPDMPMGPGMNPGPPMGPGGPPMMPYGPGDSPHSGMMPPIPPAQNFYENFYQQQEGMEMEPGLIGDAEDYGHYEELPGEPGEHLFPEHPLEPDSFPEGGPPGRPKPGAGVPDFLPSAQRALYLRIQQKQQEEEERARRLAERSKQDRESEEGDTGNWYSSDEDEGGNSVTSILKTLRQQTSSRPQASVGELSSTGLGDPRLQKGHPTGGRLADPRLSRDPRLSRHVEASSSSGPGDTGPSDPRLARSLSTPKPEGGLHSSPAGPSGSKGSGPPPAEEEEGERALREKAVNIPLDPLPGHPLRDPRSQLQQFSHIKKDVTLSKPSFARTVLWNPEDLIPLPIPKQDAVPPVPAALQSLPALDPRLHRTTTSGPPNPRQRPGTSTDPSTSGSSLPDFELLSRILKTVNATGPSAAPGPGDKPSDPRVRKTPTDPRLQKPADSAASSRAAKPGPTEAPSPAASPSGESSPPATAPYDPRVLAAGGLGQGSGSGQSSVLSGISLYDPRTPNTGGKAAEPAADAGTQPKGPEGNGKSSATKAKEPPFVRKSALEQPESGKSGADGAAVTATDRYNSYNRPRPKATAAPAAATGAPPAEGVPPQPGVHNLPVPTLFGTVKQAPKTGSGSPFAGNSPAQEGEQDAGSLKDVFKGFDPTASPFCQ; encoded by the exons GGAAGATGGTGAGTTGGAAGAAGGCGAACTGGAGGATGACGGGGCCGAGGAGACCCAGGACGCCTCCGGAGGCCCCGAGAGGAGCcggaaggagaagggggagaagcACCACAGCGACTCAGATGAGGAGAAGTCTCACCGGAGGCTGAAGCGGAAACGCAAGAAAGAGcgggaaaaggagaagaggagatCCAAGAAGAGGCGGAAATCCAAGCACAAA CGCCACGCTTCTTCCAGCGATGACTTCTCTGACTTCTCAGATGACTCGGATTTCAGCCCCAGCGAGAAGGGGCACCGCAAGTACAGAGAGTACAGCCCCCCCTATGCGCCG TCCCACCAGCAGTATCCCCCGTCGCACACCACACCCCTGCCCAAGAAGGTCTACTCCAAGATGGACAGCAAGGGCTACGGCATGTACGAAGACTATGAGAACGAGCAGTACGGGGAGTACGAGGGTGATGAGGAGGAGGACATGGGCAAGGACGACTACGACGACTTCACCAAAGAGCTGAACCAGTACCGGCGGGCCAAGGAGGGCAGCAGCCGGGGCCGAG GCAACCGAGGCCGTGGCAGGGGCTACCGAGGCCGTGGAAGCCGCGGAGGGTCTCGAGGCCGAGGCATGGGCAGGGGCAGccgaggcagaggcagaggctccGTGGGAGGAGACCACCCGGAGGATGAAGAGGACTTCTATGAAGAGGACATGGAA TATGGAGAAAGTGAGGAGCCGATGGGAGATGAGGACTATGACGACTATTCCAAGGAGCTGAACCAGTACCGCCGGTCCAAGGATGGCCGAGGACGAG GGCTAAGTCGAGGCCGTGGCCGGGGTTCCCGAGGTCGAGGGAAAGGGATGGGCCGGGGCCGTGGTCGAGGTGGCAGCCGAGGAGGGATGAACAAGGGTGGAATGAATGATGACGAAGACTTCTACGACGAGGACATGGGC GACGGCGGTGGAAGCTACCGGAGGGGTGACCATGACAAGCCCCACCAGCAGTCCGATAAGAAAGGCAAAGTCATCTGCAAATACTTCGTGGAAGGGCGGTGCACATGG GGAGACCACTGTAATTTTAGCCACGACATCGAGCTACCAAAGAAGCGAGAACTGTGCAAGTTTTACATCACCGGATTTTGTGCCAGAGCCGAGAACTGCCCCTATATGCATG GTGATTTTCCGTGTAAGTTGTACCACACGACCGGAAACTGCATCAACGGCGATGACTGCATGTTCTCTCACGACCCCTTGACCGAGGAGACCAGAGAGCTCTTGGACAAG ATGTTGGCTGATGATGCAGAGGCAGGCGCTGAGGATGAGAAGGAAGTTGAGGAGCTGAAGAAGCAGGGCATCAACCCCCTGCCCAAACCTCCCCCTGGCGTGGGCCTCctgcccaccccgccccgcccacctGGCCCTCCGGCCCCGACCTCTCCGAATGGCCGGCCCATGCAGGgtggccccccgcccccgcccccgcccccgcccccgccccctggcCCCCCTCAGCTGCCCATGCCCGTGCATGAGCCGCTGTCcccacagcagctgcagcagcagcaggacaTGTACAACAAGAAGATCCCCTCCTTGTTTGAGATCGTGGTGCGGCCCACAGGACAGCTGGCTGAGAAACTGGGTGTGAG GTTCCCTGGACCCGGAGGACCCCCAGGACCGATGGGCCCCGGGCCCAACATGGGACCCCCGGGGCCGATGGGGGCCCCGATGCATCCTGACATGCATCCCGACATGCACCCGGACATGCACCCTGACATGCATCCGGACATGCACCCTGACATGCCAATGGGCCCTGGCATGAATCCTGGCCCGCCCATGGGACCTGGCGGCCCTCCAATGATGCCCTATGGTCCTGGAGACTCCCCACATTCTGGAATGATGCCCCCCATCCCACCAGCCCAGAACTTCTATGAAAACTTTTACCAGCAGCAAGAGGGCATGGAGATGGAGCCAGGACTCATTGGGGACGCAG AGGACTACGGGCACTACGAAGAGCTGCCGGGGGAGCCTGGGGAGCACCTCTTCCCCGAGCACCCTCTGGAGCCTGACAGCTTCCCTGAGGGAGGGCCCCCAGGCCGGCCGAAGCCGGGCGCCGGTGTCCCTGACTTCCTGCCCTCGGCCCAGAGGGCCCTGTACCTGAGGATccagcagaagcagcaggaggaggaggagagagcgaGGAGGCTGGCTGAGCGCAGCAAGCAGGACCGGGAGAGTGAGGAAG gTGACACTGGAAACTGGTACTCAAGTGATGAGGATGAGGGTGGGAACAGCGTCACCTCCATCCTGAAGACCCTGAGGCAGCAGACGTCTAGCCGACCCCAGGCTTCTGTCGGGGAGCTGAGCAGCACTGGGCTGGGGGACCCCCGCCTCCAGAAGGGACACCCCACGGGAGGGCGGCTGGCTGACCCCCGCCTCAGCCGGGACCCCAGACTTAGCCGCCACGTCGAGGCTTCCAGCAGTTCAGGCCCAGGTGACACAGGACCCTCTGACCCTCGACTGGCTCGCTCCCTGTCTACCCCCAAGCCCGAAGGCGGCCTTCATTCCAGCCCCGCAGGCCCCAGTGGCTCCAAGGGGTCTGGACCACCCCctgcagaagaggaggaaggggaacgGGCCCTTCGGGAGAAGGCTGTGAACATTCCCCTGGACCCCCTCCCTGGGCACCCACTGCGGGACCCGCGCTCGCAGCTGCAGCAGTTCAGCCACATCAAGAAGgatgtgaccctgagcaagccGAGCTTTGCCCGCACTGTGCTCTGGAACCCTGAGGACCTGATCCCCCTGCCCATCCCCAAGCAGGATGCAGTGCCCCCCGTCCCTGCGGCCCTGCAGTCCCTGCCTGCCCTGGATCCCAGGCTGCACCGCACCACCACCTCGggcccccccaacccccggcaGCGCCCAGGCACCTCTACAGATCCCAGCACATCTGGCTCTAGCCTGCCTGACTTTGAGCTCCTCTCTCGCATCCTCAAGACTGTCAATGCCACTGGCCCCTCGGCGGCCCCTGGCCCCGGTGACAAGCCCAGTGACCCTCGAGTGCGGAAGACACCCACCGACCCCCGGCTGCAGAAACCAGCAGACTCTGCTGCCTCCTCCCGGGCAGCCAAGCCTGGCCCCACCGAAGCGCCCTCTCCAGCTGCCAGCCCCAGCGGGGAGTCCTCCCCGCCAGCCACCGCCCCCTATGACCCCCGCGTGCTGGCAGCCGGCGGCCTGGGCCAGGGCAGCGGGAGCGGGCAGAGCAGCGTGCTGAGCGGCATCAGCCTCTACGACCCCAGGACTCCCAACACGGGTGGCAAAGCTGCAGAGCCGGCCGCTGATGCAGGCACGCAGCCCAAGGGCCCTGAGGGCAACGGCAAGAGCTCCGCCACCAAGGCCAAGGAGCCCCCATTTGTCCGCAAGTCTGCCCTGGAACAGCCTGAATCGGGGAAGTCTGGGGCAGATGGGGCCGCAGTCACGGCCACAGACAGGTACAACAGTTATAACCGGCCCCGGCCCAAGGCCACTGCGGCCCCCGCCGCTGCCACGGGCGCCCCGCCAGCAGAGGGCGTCCCGCCCCAGCCCGGCGTGCACAACCTCCCGGTGCCCACCCTCTTCGGGACCGTGAAACAGGCACCCAAGACGGGCTCCGGAAGCCCATTTGCTGGCAACAGCCCGGCCCAAGAGGGTGAGCAGGACGCTGGGTCCctgaaagatgtttttaaagGCTTTGACCCCACTGCCTCCCCCTTTTGCCAGTAG